The Streptomyces sp. NBC_00597 DNA segment TGGAGGGCGTCCGGGCCCAGGTCATCGACAAGGACCGGAACCCCCGCTGGTCCCCGCCCGCGCTCGCCGATGTCGACACCGGGGCCGTGGAGCGGTTCTTCGCCCCGCTCGGCGAGGCCCGCGAACTCCGGCTTCCCTGAAAGCGGTCGAGGGTCCGCGGCCCGGCCGCGGTCAGCGGTAGCCGGTCGCGTCGGCCGGGCGGCCCGGGTCCTGGACCTCGACCATGTACCGCCAGGCGTCCGGGCGGCTGCCGTCGAGGTCCGTGAAACCGTAGACCCGGGCCAGCTGACCGCTGGAGAGCGACTGCCCGTTCCAGCGCGCCACCTCCGGGTCCGCGGCGAGCGCCGCGACGGCCCGCCCGACGTACGACGGGGTCTCGGAGATGGCGAAGTGCGGGACCTCCTCCAGCGCGTCCCGCCAGTTCGCCTCGGTCACCCCGAAGGCGTCCAGCATCATCTCCGAGCGCAGCCAGCCCGGCGTCAGCGCCACCGCCGTCGCCCCGCGCGGACCCAGCTCGTGCCCGAGCGCGAAGGCCATCCGCAGCACCGCTGACTTGGCGATGTCGTAGAAGAACGACACCCGGTAGCGACTCGCGTTGTACTCGGCCGTGCCGTCCGTCATCTCCACCACCAGACCGCCCGGCTCGCGCAGCAGCAGCGGCATCGCGAAATGGCTCGTGACGGCGTGGGTTTCCACCGCGAGGCGCAGCAGCCGCAGCCCCTTGTCCAGGTCGTGCTCCCACACCGGGCTGTCCCACTCGAAGAGCAGCTCGCCGCCCCAGATGTCGTTCACCAGCACGTCGAGTCGCCCCTGCTCGGCATCGATCCGACCGACCAGCGCCTCCACCTGTCCGGGCACCAGATGGTCCGCGACCACCGCGATCCCGCGCCCGCCCGCTGCCGTGACCAGCTCCGCCGTCTCCTCGACGGTCTCCGGCCGGTCGTACTCGGAACGGCTGCCGCGCGTACTGCGCCCCGTCACGTACACCGTCGCGCCCTGCGCGCCCAACTGGACCGCGATGCCGCGCCCCGCGCCCCGCGTGGCCCCGGCCACCAGGGCGACCCTGCCTTCGAGAACCCGCCGCGCCCGCGCCATGCCCCGACCCTACGCCGCCCCCGCCGCCGGACACCCGCAAGGGCGCGCCGGTCCGAGCCGCCGAACCCCCTTGTCCAACCCGCTCTCCAGGCCGCACTGTTGCCCGAGATTCATCCGAACGGTCAGGAGAGCCGGCTTGTCACCCGACGACGCACACACGCCCGCCCACGTCATCGACCCCGCGGGCGGCTGCCCGCACGCCCTCAACGCCCGGCTGCGCGCCCGGGGCGCCGTGGCGGACGTCGTCCTGCCCGGCGGGGTACCCGGGGCGGTCGTCCTCGGACACGAGGCGCTCAAGGAGTTCCTCGCCCACCCCGACGCGGCCAAGGACGCCCGGCACTTCCCGGCCCTGCACGACGGCACCATCGCGCCGGACTGGCCGCTGCGGGTGTTCGCCAACGCCCAGGGCATGCACACCGCCGACGGCGCCGACCACCGCCGGTTGCGCTCCCTCGTCGGCAACGCCTTCACCGCCCGCCAGGTGGAACGGCTGCGGCCGCGCATCGAGGAGCTGACCGCCCGCCTGCTCGACGATCTCGGCCGGGCGGCCGCCGAAGCCCCCGACGCAGTCGCGGACCTGCGCACCCACTTCGCGCTGCCGCTGCCGATGAGCGTCATCTGCGAGCTGCTCGGCGTGGACCCCGAGCACCGGGGCCGGCTGCACCACCTGTCCAACACGGTCATCATCGCGACCGACACCACCCCCGCGGAGGCGATGGCCGCCGTACGGGAGCTCGTCGAGCTGATGGGCACCATCGCCGCCGCCCGCCGGGAGAACCCGGGCGACGACCTCACCAGCGCGCTGATCGCCGCCCGCGAGGGAGACGGCGACCGGCTCAGCGAGGCCGAACTCATCGGCACCATGCGCCTGATGCTCGTCGCGGGCCACGAGACCACCCTCAACCTGATCAGCAACGCCGTCCGCGCCCTGTGCACGCACCGCGACCAGCTCGCCCTGGTCCAGGAGGGCAAGGCCACCTGGTCCGACGTGGTGGACGAGACCCTGCGCTGGGACGGACCGGTCAGCTGGTTCCCCTTCCGGTACCCCACCCGCGACCTCACCGTCGACGGAACCGTGATACCGCAGGGCACCCCGGTCCTCGCCGGCTACACCGCGGCCGGCCGCGACCAGTCCTTCCACGGCCCGGACGCCGACCGCTTCGACGTCACCCGCCCCACCGCCGCCCGCAACCTCTCGTTCGGGCACGGTGCGCACTACTGTGTCGGCGCCCCGCTCGCCCGCCTTGAGGCCACCATCGCCCTGGAGCGGCTCTTCACCCGCTTCCCGGACCTCGACCTCGCGGTGCCGGAGCCCGAACTCCCGCACCAGCGCAGCTTCATCGGCAACAGCGTCGAATCCCTCCCGGTACGCCTGCACGGGGCGTAGGTCACTTGTTCAGGCAGTGCTGGCGGTACGCCTCGTCGTAGGCGGTGTCGTAGCCGACCGCGTAGCCGTTCTGGAAGGCCAGGATCAAGGTGTTGGGCACCTTCTGCGGCACGAGGCGGGCGTTCTTGCGCGCGAGGTCGCACGCGGTGCCCTCTTGGCGGCCCCAGGTCTCCCCGGAGGCCTTCCCGGCGGCGAACATGCTGTCCTCCGTCTGCGCGGGCGGCTTCGGGGCGGTCGGGTTCTGCGATGCGCCCAGGGCGTCGCACGCGGCCTTGTTGGCGGCCGCGGACTTGGCGTACGCCTGGTTGTAGCCGTACCTGTAGCCCTCCACCTTGCCCTGCACGAACGCGGTGGGGTTGGGCGGGATCAGCGGCGGAAGGGTCTTGTGGCACAGGGGCGGCTTGCCGTCGCGGTTGCCGGAGCTGGAGCCTTCGAGGTACCCCTGCCGACACCCGACGTGGTAAGGGTCGTTGCCCTGCGTCAGACCGTGGCAGATCGACGGGACGGTCACGGTGGCCGGTACGGTGGCCGCGGGCCGGGCGGCCGCCGGAACGACCACCAACAGGGCCAGCGCGGGTGCGGACAGCACGGCGAGCGGGGCGAGCGCCCGCCGTCGGAGGTGGCGGGTCATGGTCGTCCTCTCGGACGGGTGGGCCCGGCCCGGACGATCGACCGGGCGAGCGGCCCACGGGCGGGTCCCTGGGCCCCTCCGCAGCGTCGACCGGCGGCGCACCGTCGGAGCCGCTCGTCGACCGATCCCGAAGGGGTCCGCGCGGCCGACTGCCGGGAGCCTGGGCGAGCGCAGGACGTACCGCCCCAGTCTATTCGCCGATGCCGCCACCCGCCCGGCCAACGCCGGTCGCCCGGCCAACGCCGGTCGCCCGGGCCCCGGCCCGGGCCGTGCGACGGACACGGCCTAGCTTCGGCCGTCGCCGGGCGGCGGGAGTTCCGTGCTCAGCCAGCCCAGCGCGTCCGGGTACATCCCGGTCCAGGTCTGGAAGTTGTGCCCGCCGGTCGGGCGGACGAGGGTCTTGACCCGGACCCCGCTGCCCGCCGCTGCCCGGCCGAAGGTCTCCAGCTGCTGCGGCGGGCTGTCCTTGTCCTGCGCGGAAGTGGCCAGGAACAGCCCGACGTCGGCCCGTTCTGCCTGCCGGACCAGCCACAACGGGCTGTTGCGCTCGCGCAGGACCGGATCGGCCAGCACCTCCGGGTCCCCGCCCAGCGGGTCCGGGTCCAGCGCCGCGCCCGCCCGGAACACCTTCGGGTACTGCAACGGCAGTTTGACCGCGCAGAACGCCCCGGTCGAGACCCCCATCAGCCCCCAGCCCCCGGGCTCGCGCAGGGTGCGGAAGTTCTTCGAGACCAGGTCCGGCACGTCCTCCGCGAGCCAGCTGGCCACCTTCCGCGTCGGCGTGTTGCTGCAGTCGGTGTTGACCCCGCCCGGGTAGATCTCCGGGATCACGACGATGAACGGGTGCGCCGCGCCCGCCCGGACCAGCTGCTCCAGCGTCCCCGGCATGCCGCCCAGGTCGATCCAGGTCCGCGGCGAACCCGGGTACCCGTGCAGCAGCACCAGCACCGGGAACCGGGTCTTCTCCGCTCCCGGAGCCCGGTACTCCGGCGGGGTCCACACGATCACCTGCCCGGCGAGTTTGGAATGTGAGCCGCGGAAATAGGTGCTCTGCGTACCGTCGCCGCCCAGGGTGAACTTCGCCCGGCCCGGCGGCGGTCCGGTCATCGCCGTGGAGTTCTGCGCGCTCTCCGTGCCCAGCAGGTCGTCCCAGGAGGAGTAGAGCCCGTAGCTGCCGTTGATCCAGGTCGCGATCACCGCGATGGAGGTCAGCTGGCACAGCGCGATCATCAGCACCCGCACGGGCCAGCGCACCCACCCGGGACCCGGGATCCGGTTCCACAGCAGCAGCGCGGCGAGCACGGCGAGCACGGTGACCACGATCAGCGTGACGAGGAACGACGTACTGGTCAGCTCCACGAGGGCCGGCTCCTGACGTACGGGGAGGTTTCCCAGGATGTCGGCATCATGCCTTCCGCGGGGGAGCCGGACGGACACGCACCGGCACCGAGTGCCACCCGGTCGCCCCGTCGGGGACGGTTCCGGTGCGCACCCCCGTCTGTACGGCGCCCGTGCCGTCCGTGGCTCGGACCTCCAGGGTGTGCGGGCCGGGGGTCGCGTCCCACACCCACACCCACTGCCGCCAGGTGTCGTTGCCGTCCGCGGCCCCGAGCCGGGCCTCCTGCCACGGGCCGGCGTCCACCCGTACCTCCACGCGGGCGATCCCCCGGTGCTGCGCCCACGCCACGCCCGCCACCGCGACCCGCCCCTCCCGCTGCTCGGCGGACGGGCGCGGGGTGTCGATCCGGGACTGCGTCTTGACCGGGCCACGCGGCGCCCAGGACCGGCGCACCCAGTACGCGTCGTACGCCGCGAACGTCGTCAGGCGCAGCTCGGTCAGCCACTTGCACGCCGAGACGTACCCGTACAGGCCCGGTACGACCATCCGTACGGGGAAGCCGTGCGCGAAGGGCAGCGGCTCGCCGTTCATCCCGACGGCCAGTAGCGCCTCCCGACCGTCCATGACCGTCTCGACGGGCGTACCGAGCGTCATCCCGTCCACTGACCGCGCCACCAGCTGATCGGCCGGACCGCCGTGCGAGGGCGGCCGGACCCCCGCCTCGCGCAGCAGATCGGCCAGGCGCACGCCGAGCCACCGGGCATTGCCCGCGTACGGGCCCCCGACCTCGTTCGACACGCAGCACAGGGTGATGTCGTGCTCGACGAGCGGCCGGGCCAGCAGCTCCCGCAGCCCGAGCTCCAGCGGAGCGGCGACGCCCTCCCCGTGGATCCGCAGCCGCCACGTGTCCGCGTCCACCCGGGGCACGACCAGGGCGGTGTCCACCCGGTAGAAGTCCCGGGCGGAGGTGATGAACGGGGAGATCCCCGGCACCGGCAGCTGCGCCCCGGGCGGGACGGGCGCCGCCGGCACGGTGGGCTCCGGCAGGACCAGGTCCGCCCGCGAGGCCGTGGCCCCCGCCGAGCCGTACGCGCCGAGCCGCCGCCCCGCGTACCCGATCCCGGCCGAGGCCGCGAGGGCTGCGGCGACCAGCCGACCGAACCCGCGCCGGTCCAGCGACCACGCCCCGCCCGGCGGCGCGCCCACGGGGCGGGGCCTGGTCAGCGCGCCGACCAGCAGGTACAGCAGCCCGGCCGCCGCCAGCCCGCCCACCAGCGACGGCAGCGCATCGCGCCAGGTCGCCTCCGGCCGGCTGAGCGCGGCCACCGCTCCGACCAGCCCGAAACAGCCGGCGAGTGCGATCCCGGCGGGCAGGTGCCGTACGGCGAGCACTCCGGCCAGGACCGCCACCGCACCCAGGACGACGACGATCCCGAGGGTCAGCAGCAGCTTGTCGGCGGTGCCGAACTCCCGGATCGCCCATTCCTTGACGCCCACCGGCGTACGGTCGACGACGGCCCCGCCGACCGCGGTGACCGGGGAGGCCTCCGGCCGGACGGCCGCCGAGGCCAGCTCCGCCACGGCCAGTCCCGCACAGGCGGCGACCAGCCCGCAGACGGCGCCGCCCAGGATGCGGCGCCGCCGCCCCGGGTTCGAATTCACACGGGTCATGCGCAGTCACCGTCCGCCGGAAGACCGGACGGGGAGGGGCCCCGCCCGCCGCGTCCAGTGTGACTCCGCCCCGGGCCGTCCCGGGCGCCCCTGCGTCCGGCCGCGCCCGTTCGGCCCCGTTCGGGTCAGTGCACCGGTTCGGTGCAGCGGGTCGGTGCACCGGGTCAGCGGTCGGTGCACCGAGGTCAGCAGGCCGGCGCCGGCGGCACCCAGCGGCCGGTACGCGGGGCCTTCACCCCGTACTCGGACTTCAGCTCCGCCGGGATCGCGTGGTGCATGACCCGGCCCCGGGTCAGCGCGGACAGCTCGAAGCCGGCGAGCAGCGAGCCCGCCTTGTCGAGCGCCCACTCCGCGAACGGGCTGCTGTCCTCGACGGCCTCCAGCAGGCCCAGGAACACCGGGACGGCCCTGGCCGCCGAGTCCCAGGGGCTGCGCGGGACCTCCAGCCAGTCGCCGATGGTGTCGCCGACGAGGTAGCGGACGGTGGCCGGGACCATCGGGTCGAAGAGCGTGCCGGGGACCACGTCCTCGTACAGCCGCAGCAGCTGCGCGCCCAGGCCGACGCCCTCGGGGGAGGGCCCGAGATGGCGCAGCAGGTAGAGGTCGCAGTACGCGCGGGCCTCGGCGAGGTCCTCCGGCACGGCCGACAGGTCGCAGCCGAGCATCGCCGCCACGACCCGCCACGCGTAGTAGTAGGCCTCCGCGCCCTCCTCGCTCATGTGGATGCCGAGCCGGTGCATGGCGTCGAGCACCAGCAGGGAGAAGAACGTCTGCCCGGCGATCATGTCCTCCTGGCAGATGGGCGTGCCGTCCCGCTCGACGTCCCAGTGGCCGCCGTGGCGCAGGTGGTGGCGCACCGCCGCGTGCAGCAGCCGGACCTTCTGCGCGGCCGGGACGAACTTGCTGCCGTCGGCGAAGGCATCGGTCCGCATGAGGTACGTGACGAACTGGCCGGTGTTGGCCATTCGGCGGGAGGGGTACGCGAGCGAGTGCGTCGAGGAGAGCAGTCGGGCCATCCGGGGGACGGCGTAGCTGACGGGCATCGCGGCGAAGGACAGGCCGGTGTTGATGTGGGCGGCGTTGTCCATGAAGAACAGCCGGGCCTGCTCCATGACGTCCCAGTCGACCCAGGCCGGGGGCAGGGCGGTGGCCTCGAAGTAGGTGCGCGCGGAGGCGGGGAGCCGTGCGGGGAGCGGGTCCCCGGCGGTGGTGAAGAACCGCATGAGCGTGTTGAAGTCGCCCACTTCGCCGCGGTGGAACAGCGCGGCGACGGTCTCGTCGGCGAGCGGATCGCCCTGTGTGGACAGGGCGTCGAGGGCGGCGTCGTCGTAGCGGGGACGCGGCGGGGCGGCGGCGTTCTCGGAGGCGTTCTCGGCGGTGGTCACTTCATTCGTCCTTGTCGTGGGGGCGGCAGCAGCAGCGGGGGCCGGGGCCCGGGGGCCGGGGTGCGGGCGGGCCGCGGCTACAGCGAGCGTTCGGCAGCGGTGCCGGCGAGCTGGCCCAGCGCGGACCGCGCCTCCGCGGGCATCGGTACGGCGTCCAGCGCGGCGACGGCCCGGTCGATGCGTTCCCGGATCATGTCCTCGACCTGCTGCCGGGCCCCGCAGGCCTCCATCAACTCGCGTACCGCCGCGGCCTCTTCCCCGTCCAGACCGGACCGGCCGACCAGCTCGGCGAGCAGTTGCCGCCCGTCGTCGCCGGCCGCCGCGACGGTCAGGGCGAGCAGCGCGGTGGGTTTGCCGTCCCGTAGGTCGTCCAGGTTCGACTTGCCGGTCCTCGCCGGGTCGCCGAAGGTGCCCAGCAGGTCGTCGCGCAGCTGGAAGGCCTCGCCGAGCGGCAGCCCGTACGCGGAGAAGACCCGGTGCAGGGCGGGGGAGCCCCCGCCGAGGGTGGCGCCCAGGTGCAGCGGCCGCTCGACGGTGTACTTGGCCGTCTTGAAGCGGGCCACCTCCAAGGACTCGGCCACCTGCGGTGTCCGGGCGGTCTGCGCGGGGCCGGTCCCGGTGCGCAGCACTTCCAGGAACTCGCCCGCCATCGTCTCGCGCAGCAGCGCGGACCAGAGGGGGACGGTCCGGGCCAGATAGGCGCCGGGGAGCCCGCAGGAGCTGAAGACGTGGCCCGCGTACCCCATCAGCAGATCGCCGAGGATCATCGCGAGGGCCGTGGAGCGCTGCCCGGTGGCCGCGAACGCGGCGTGCGCGGTGAGCCGACCGTGCCGCATCGTGCTGCCGTCGATGATGTCGTCGTGCGTGCAGGCCGCCGCGTGGACGAGTTCCATCGCGGCCGCGGCGCGGATCACGCCCTCGCAGTCGGGCTGCCCCGCCGCCCGCCAGCCCCAGTACAGGAATGCGGCCCGGATCCGCTTCCCGTCGGCCAGCGAGCGGCGCAACTGCTCCGACAGCGGGGAGAGTTCGGCGTGCAGTCCGAGCAGGGTCCGCTCCTCCTCGTCGGCCAGTCGCACCAGCACCTCGTCGATGCGTTCCTTGAAGCCGGTGTGGTCATGCACGGGGGTGGCCCTCGGCGGCGACCCGCTCCGCGGCCCGCCGGGCCATGGTCTCCAGATGGTTGTCCGCTCCCGCGCCCGTCCGGCGGGTGGCCAGTTCTCCGCGCTTGCGCAGCTCCACGACCCCGTCCGTGAGCAGCTCCCGCAGGTCGGAGCGGCGCAGTACCTCCTGGGCCCGGTCGGCGGACTGCCGTAACTGGTCGAGGGCCAGATCCGCGACCCCGGCGGCGAGGAGCGTCAGCAGCTCCAGGGTCACGGGCGTGGTGCGGTCCTCGGCGGGCGGGGTGTCCTCGGACATGCTCGGTGCACTCCTGCTGGCGTCGTGCCGTCACGGCGTCGGAAGGGGCGGCCGCCGGGTGTTCCGACGGCCGCCCCTGTGGTCGGTTCCGGGCCAGTCAACCGAGTGCGCGTCCCGCGCGTCGAACCTCCGGAGGCGTTCTCCCTCGCACGGGTAGCGGGATTCCCACCTGCGGGTGATGATCAGCCCATGATCCGACCGCCACCGCGCCGGGTGGTGTAAGCGGTCATCGGGCGGCCCCCTCCGAGGATTTCAGGGCCGCCGCGACGTCCGATGCCAGGGCGTACGGATCCCCCTGCGGGCCGTCCTCCCCGCTCGGATGCCGCGTGGTGCGCCGCGCCCAGTCCTCCTCGAAGGCGTGCCAGTCGATCTCCCGGGGCGCCGCCCGCTTCACCAGCGACTCCTCCAGCGCCTCGAAGTAGGCCGCCCACCGGGGCGCGTACAACTCCCGGATCAGGCCGCTCCATTCACGGTTCGCGTAGTCGTGCAGGAAACCGCCCTCGCTGGTGCTGCGCCGGCCCCACACGCTCAGGATCGAGCGGGCGTCGTACTCGTACCCGTCCTGCTCGGCCGCGTCCGAACCCCAGGAGCGGGCCGCGGACAGCCAGTTGCCGAGCAGGAAGTTCGGGTCCGAGCCGGTGACGGCGTCCAACTGCCGCTCGCCGTCCTGCCACTGCCCGGTCAGCTCGCGGAACCCGGCCAGGTCCTTCGCCTCGTAGGCCGCCTTGATCTTCGGCAGCAGCACCCGGGAGTGGTTGGCGAGGGCCTGCCGTGCGGTGTCCACCAGGTCGAAGCGGTACGCGCTGGAGCCGCGCAGCTTCGGATCCACCTTGAGCAGGTGGTCCAGGGCCCGGCGGACCCCATCGGCCGGGTAGCGCATCGACTTCGGGCTCCAGTACGCCGCGCCCACCGCCGTCAGGCTGGGCCGGGCGCTGAACAGGCTGTCCTGGGACTCCGACCACAGGCCGGACGAGGTGCTGTACGGGCCCGTGCGCAGCTCCTCCCAGGCGGCGGCCGCCTCCTCGTCGGGCCGCCCGTACCGGCGCGCCGCGAAATCGGCGAACCACGTGTGCTGGTCGATCGGCCCGGGCTCCCAGGCCAGATCGGTGAACAGGTCGAAGGCGGCCGGATTGGTCCCGGTGGCCTCCGGCAGGTAGGCGGTGCCCTTCAGCGCACTGTTCGACTTGGCCCTCCAGGAGCCGAACCGGTCGATCCACACGGAGGTGTTCGCGCCGATCGTGGTGTGCCCGCCGAAGTTGTAGATCGTGCCCATCGCGTACGGGGCGCCGCCCCAGCGCGTTTCGCGGTCCAGCCGGTTGTACCGGTCGGAGAGCCCGTCCAGGATCAGCAGCTTCGAGGTGTCCACCCCGGCGAGCAGCTCCGGCTTGGGGCTGTCCTGCCAGCCGAGCACCGCCCACATCGCGCCCGGGTGCGCGGCGTGCAGCGCCGACTGGACGGCGCGGGCGGCGTTCTTCACGTCGACGGTGCCGGCCGTCCCGCCCTCGTGCAGCGGGCTCATCCGGTACATCGAGCTGTCCCCGAACACGGCGCGCTGCTCCGCGTAGTACGCGGCGGCCAGCTTCCCGAACACCGCGGTGGACGGGTCCAACCAGTCGGGCCGGTCGAAGCCCGCCCAGTCGCCCTGCGCCACCGTCTTGGCGCCCGGGTTGCGGGCGGCGAACCCCGGCGGGACCGTGCCGAAGTAGCCCGGCAGCACCGGGGTCATGCCGAGCCCGCGCAGCTGCTCGGCGATCCGCCCGCCGAGCTCGGCGCGCTCCTGCACCAGCCGCTCGGAGACCGGGCCGCCGAAGCCGCTCAGGTTCTGCAGCAACCACCAGCTCTGGTGCCCGGGGCCGGGGATCCACGCGCGCAGCTCGGCGGCGGAGTAGCCGAAGCCCTGGAGCGCCCGGTAGTACGGGTACTCGGCTCCGGCCTGGACGAAGACCTCGTTGATCCCGTGCAGGGCGAGCAGGTCGATCTGCCGCTGGTGCTGCTCGAAGGTGCGGTACGCGCCCGAGTAGCCGTCGTCGGTGTCGTTGAGGGCGTACCGGTGCGGGACGAGCGAGCTGCGGGTGACCGGCGCGGGCACGGCGGGCAGCCGGGCGGGCAGCATGCCGATGCTGTCGCCGGGCCAGCCGATGTCGACCCCGGCGACGTGCTGGAGGTACCAGCCGACGCCGGTGAGCAGGGTGGCGCCGCTGGATCCGCGCACGGTGATCGCACCCGCGGCCCCCGACACGGTGAACCGGTCGGACCCGGCGGCGGCCGGTTCGGGCACGAGGGTGAACTGGGCGGCGTGGCGCGGCAGCAGCCGCTCCAGCGCGGCCCGCGCGGGACCGGTGTCGAAGCCCCGCGGCTTCGGGGCGCCGGGCACACCGTCCCGTACCGCCGCCGGCGCCCGGTCCCGTACGAGGGCCGCATCGGCCACGGCGGCCGGCGCGGGGGAGCCGGCGCAGAGCAGGACCGGCAGCGCGGCGAGGGCGACCCGGCGGCGCAACTGCGTGCGCCGCCGGCGCCGGGGCGAGGAGATCGTCATCCGTCGAGTCACCGATCCGTGGTCTGGGGTGGGGTCCCGTGCGGGACCCGTGGCTGGATTCCGTGCCGGGTGCCGGGTGCCGGGTGCCGGGTGCCGGGCGCCGAGCGGTCCCGCGGCCCGCGTGCAGGGCTCCCGCGCGCGGGGCGGTCCGTGGGACGGCGCCGGTGGGGACGTCACACCGGCAGCGACCAGGCCTGGTCGCTGCGGTGGTCGCCGCACTCGGTCAGCTTCAGCCGTTCGGCCGGGGCGTCCGGGGTCGCGGCCGCGGCGGGAGCCGTCAGGCACATCCCGCTCACGTCCTCGACCAGGGCGCCGTCCCGGCGGTGCGTCCAGCGCTGGCCCGGCTCCCCGGGCGCGCAGTCGGCCAATTCCACGGCGCCGTTCTCGCCCGCCGACAGGCATTCACCGGTCAGCCGCACGCTGGAGTCCGGCCCGAGGACCCAGCGCTGGTCGGCCGCCGCGGTGCACGGCGCGAGGACCACCGCGCCGACGCCGGTGGTGTTGACCCCGTCGGCGCACTGCGCGCCGTTGCCGGTGATCTGCCCGGTGGGCACCGCGGCGCCGCAGCCCTCGCGCGGCGAGAGCCGCCACACCGCCGTGTCGTGCGCGGCCAGCTTGCCCGACAGGGAGGTCGAGACCTCGGTGCTCTTGCCGCTCCACAGGTCCTCGGCGTCGACCGTGCACGTGGACAGGCCGATGTCGGCGAGCGGTACGGAGATGTCCCGGGTGCTGCCGGACCGGTTGAGCACGGCGACGGCGCGGTCACCGTCGGCCAGCGGCCGGGCCAGCACCTCGAAGGTGGCGTTCGCGGAGAGCACCGCGCCCTGGCGGCCCATCGGGTCCTGGTCCAGTGCGATCAGGTCGGTGTTGCCCAGGGCGGCCAGCCCGGCCGGGGTGAGCCGGGAGACGTCGGACGACAGGATGAACGGCGCCGCCATCATCGCCCACAGCCCCACCTGGCTGCGGCTCTCGGCCTCGGTGAGCCCGGGCGCGCCCGCGATCAGGAAGTCGGGGTCGTTCCAGTTGCCGGGGCCCGCGTACCGGCCGAGCCAGCGGTTGTAGCCGTAGTTGCCGAGCACCGAGCTCCACCGCGAGGTCGCGGGTGCGGCCGCGTTGTAGACCTTGATGTCCTTGCCCTCGCGCCACAGCTGGCCGGTCTCGCCGACCCAGCCGAGGACCTTGTGCCAGTCGGAGCCTCCCCACTCGCCCTGCTGGAAGTAGGCGGGCGCCGAAGCCGACAGCACCATGTCACGCCCGCTCGTGCGCAGGGCCTCGGCGACGGCGCCGTACGCGTCGCGGTACGCCTGTTCCTTCGTCGTCCCGGGCGGCACCCACAGGTTGCAGCCGTCCATCTTGACGTAGTCGACCTTCCACGACGCGAACTGCCGGGCGTCCTGGGCGTAGTGGTCCGGGCCGCCGCCGTCGGGGGAGCCGCTGCCGGGGTAGCGCTCGCAGGTGAGGGAGCCGGCGTCCTCGTAGATGCCGAA contains these protein-coding regions:
- a CDS encoding oxygenase MpaB family protein, producing MTTAENASENAAAPPRPRYDDAALDALSTQGDPLADETVAALFHRGEVGDFNTLMRFFTTAGDPLPARLPASARTYFEATALPPAWVDWDVMEQARLFFMDNAAHINTGLSFAAMPVSYAVPRMARLLSSTHSLAYPSRRMANTGQFVTYLMRTDAFADGSKFVPAAQKVRLLHAAVRHHLRHGGHWDVERDGTPICQEDMIAGQTFFSLLVLDAMHRLGIHMSEEGAEAYYYAWRVVAAMLGCDLSAVPEDLAEARAYCDLYLLRHLGPSPEGVGLGAQLLRLYEDVVPGTLFDPMVPATVRYLVGDTIGDWLEVPRSPWDSAARAVPVFLGLLEAVEDSSPFAEWALDKAGSLLAGFELSALTRGRVMHHAIPAELKSEYGVKAPRTGRWVPPAPAC
- a CDS encoding SDR family oxidoreductase, translating into MARARRVLEGRVALVAGATRGAGRGIAVQLGAQGATVYVTGRSTRGSRSEYDRPETVEETAELVTAAGGRGIAVVADHLVPGQVEALVGRIDAEQGRLDVLVNDIWGGELLFEWDSPVWEHDLDKGLRLLRLAVETHAVTSHFAMPLLLREPGGLVVEMTDGTAEYNASRYRVSFFYDIAKSAVLRMAFALGHELGPRGATAVALTPGWLRSEMMLDAFGVTEANWRDALEEVPHFAISETPSYVGRAVAALAADPEVARWNGQSLSSGQLARVYGFTDLDGSRPDAWRYMVEVQDPGRPADATGYR
- a CDS encoding polyprenyl synthetase; its protein translation is MSEDTPPAEDRTTPVTLELLTLLAAGVADLALDQLRQSADRAQEVLRRSDLRELLTDGVVELRKRGELATRRTGAGADNHLETMARRAAERVAAEGHPRA
- a CDS encoding alpha/beta hydrolase-fold protein — protein: MELTSTSFLVTLIVVTVLAVLAALLLWNRIPGPGWVRWPVRVLMIALCQLTSIAVIATWINGSYGLYSSWDDLLGTESAQNSTAMTGPPPGRAKFTLGGDGTQSTYFRGSHSKLAGQVIVWTPPEYRAPGAEKTRFPVLVLLHGYPGSPRTWIDLGGMPGTLEQLVRAGAAHPFIVVIPEIYPGGVNTDCSNTPTRKVASWLAEDVPDLVSKNFRTLREPGGWGLMGVSTGAFCAVKLPLQYPKVFRAGAALDPDPLGGDPEVLADPVLRERNSPLWLVRQAERADVGLFLATSAQDKDSPPQQLETFGRAAAGSGVRVKTLVRPTGGHNFQTWTGMYPDALGWLSTELPPPGDGRS
- a CDS encoding molybdopterin-dependent oxidoreductase; translation: MTRVNSNPGRRRRILGGAVCGLVAACAGLAVAELASAAVRPEASPVTAVGGAVVDRTPVGVKEWAIREFGTADKLLLTLGIVVVLGAVAVLAGVLAVRHLPAGIALAGCFGLVGAVAALSRPEATWRDALPSLVGGLAAAGLLYLLVGALTRPRPVGAPPGGAWSLDRRGFGRLVAAALAASAGIGYAGRRLGAYGSAGATASRADLVLPEPTVPAAPVPPGAQLPVPGISPFITSARDFYRVDTALVVPRVDADTWRLRIHGEGVAAPLELGLRELLARPLVEHDITLCCVSNEVGGPYAGNARWLGVRLADLLREAGVRPPSHGGPADQLVARSVDGMTLGTPVETVMDGREALLAVGMNGEPLPFAHGFPVRMVVPGLYGYVSACKWLTELRLTTFAAYDAYWVRRSWAPRGPVKTQSRIDTPRPSAEQREGRVAVAGVAWAQHRGIARVEVRVDAGPWQEARLGAADGNDTWRQWVWVWDATPGPHTLEVRATDGTGAVQTGVRTGTVPDGATGWHSVPVRVRPAPPRKA
- a CDS encoding cytochrome P450, with translation MSPDDAHTPAHVIDPAGGCPHALNARLRARGAVADVVLPGGVPGAVVLGHEALKEFLAHPDAAKDARHFPALHDGTIAPDWPLRVFANAQGMHTADGADHRRLRSLVGNAFTARQVERLRPRIEELTARLLDDLGRAAAEAPDAVADLRTHFALPLPMSVICELLGVDPEHRGRLHHLSNTVIIATDTTPAEAMAAVRELVELMGTIAAARRENPGDDLTSALIAAREGDGDRLSEAELIGTMRLMLVAGHETTLNLISNAVRALCTHRDQLALVQEGKATWSDVVDETLRWDGPVSWFPFRYPTRDLTVDGTVIPQGTPVLAGYTAAGRDQSFHGPDADRFDVTRPTAARNLSFGHGAHYCVGAPLARLEATIALERLFTRFPDLDLAVPEPELPHQRSFIGNSVESLPVRLHGA
- a CDS encoding polyprenyl synthetase family protein; amino-acid sequence: MHDHTGFKERIDEVLVRLADEEERTLLGLHAELSPLSEQLRRSLADGKRIRAAFLYWGWRAAGQPDCEGVIRAAAAMELVHAAACTHDDIIDGSTMRHGRLTAHAAFAATGQRSTALAMILGDLLMGYAGHVFSSCGLPGAYLARTVPLWSALLRETMAGEFLEVLRTGTGPAQTARTPQVAESLEVARFKTAKYTVERPLHLGATLGGGSPALHRVFSAYGLPLGEAFQLRDDLLGTFGDPARTGKSNLDDLRDGKPTALLALTVAAAGDDGRQLLAELVGRSGLDGEEAAAVRELMEACGARQQVEDMIRERIDRAVAALDAVPMPAEARSALGQLAGTAAERSL